One genomic region from Oceaniferula flava encodes:
- the bamA gene encoding outer membrane protein assembly factor BamA has protein sequence MFKGITQRVSQSLLVLTGLMMLVASATTANAQNFEGKKITSVAVRYVGPRTVDEARIRGNMAVRAGQNYSAARLDDDVRSLYASGLVDDVRFFAEAVGSGVKVIAEVKTRGKIVAVGFLGNTRFSERKLANVTKLKAGGVMSDEAILTARRNIQEHYRGFGYADVSVSHRIQPAAAAGTAELVFIVNEGARAEVDEIRFEGNNSVASHVLRNEMKTKQKGWFSFFTKSGRIDVVKLEEDVDRVLDYYRNRGYLRATADVRREPAADERVDLVISINEGAKYTVANVGFGKMTVFKPADLAPALTLNAGDGYSLSKMRADITSIRSYYGSRGYADAAVSPDIRNVTATSVSITYRITEGRRYRVGRITIEGNDKTQDRVIRREVPLKPGEYYNSVELDTTRRRLKNMNYFNDVQVGASPSNQAGYRDVSIQVNEKKTGSISFGLGFSSVDSIVGYVNLEQTNFDIGNWPSFTGAGQRFGAKLQLGSERTDFRLSWVEPWFLGQRLALGTEFFYRDALYYSSEYEQSQYGAAVSLRKPVSKRAYIKGEYRLEKITIDAESDTSAVFMAEDGDFIRSALSFNYVYDSRDSNQLPRKGHKIDLGVTYAGGFIGGDVDVFIVQGSGAKHWNLWGDSILNLRGAFSVADTHGDSNMVPIFDREFLGGPHNLRGFDNRDVGPRDATTEEVFGGNTSAYATVEYTFPLIERVRGAVFYDIGLVNAKSWDFGSDLYHDAGVGLRLNLPFGPLAIDYAIPLQSPDEEADKGGQFQFYLDYKF, from the coding sequence ATGTTTAAAGGTATCACCCAACGCGTCTCTCAGTCACTCCTGGTGCTGACGGGGCTCATGATGTTAGTGGCCAGCGCCACCACCGCAAATGCGCAAAATTTTGAAGGCAAAAAGATCACGTCTGTGGCCGTCCGCTACGTCGGCCCACGCACTGTGGATGAAGCCCGGATCCGCGGCAACATGGCAGTCCGCGCCGGTCAGAATTACAGCGCAGCTCGTCTCGATGACGATGTTCGCAGCCTTTACGCCAGTGGTCTGGTAGACGATGTCCGTTTCTTCGCTGAAGCTGTCGGCTCCGGAGTCAAGGTGATCGCCGAAGTTAAAACACGTGGAAAAATTGTGGCTGTTGGTTTTCTTGGCAACACACGCTTCAGTGAGCGTAAACTCGCCAACGTCACCAAGCTGAAAGCTGGTGGTGTGATGAGCGATGAAGCGATCCTGACTGCTCGCCGCAACATTCAGGAGCACTACCGTGGATTTGGTTACGCCGATGTCAGTGTCTCCCACCGCATTCAGCCAGCGGCTGCCGCTGGCACAGCTGAGTTGGTCTTCATTGTCAACGAGGGTGCTCGTGCCGAAGTTGATGAGATTCGTTTCGAAGGAAATAACTCGGTTGCCTCTCACGTTCTGCGCAACGAGATGAAAACCAAGCAGAAAGGTTGGTTCTCCTTCTTCACTAAATCAGGCCGCATCGATGTAGTGAAGCTCGAAGAAGATGTCGACCGTGTGCTCGACTACTATCGCAACCGCGGCTACCTCCGCGCCACGGCCGATGTGCGTCGTGAGCCAGCTGCCGATGAGCGTGTGGATCTCGTCATCAGCATCAACGAAGGTGCCAAATACACCGTGGCCAATGTCGGCTTCGGAAAAATGACCGTTTTCAAACCTGCCGATCTGGCACCCGCACTCACCCTGAATGCCGGTGACGGCTACTCACTGAGCAAGATGCGCGCAGATATCACCAGCATCCGTAGCTACTACGGCTCCCGTGGTTATGCCGATGCCGCTGTCAGCCCTGACATCCGCAACGTCACTGCTACCAGCGTTAGCATCACTTACCGCATTACTGAGGGTCGTCGCTACCGTGTTGGCCGCATCACCATCGAAGGTAATGACAAGACTCAGGACCGCGTCATCCGCCGCGAAGTTCCTCTGAAGCCCGGCGAGTATTATAACTCCGTTGAGCTCGATACCACCCGCCGCCGTCTGAAGAACATGAACTACTTCAACGATGTGCAAGTGGGTGCCTCCCCAAGCAATCAAGCTGGCTACCGCGACGTCAGCATTCAGGTGAACGAGAAGAAGACTGGTTCGATCAGCTTCGGTCTCGGATTCAGCTCCGTCGATAGCATCGTCGGTTACGTTAACTTGGAGCAAACCAACTTCGACATTGGAAACTGGCCAAGCTTCACCGGTGCCGGTCAGCGTTTCGGTGCCAAACTGCAGCTCGGTAGCGAGCGCACCGATTTCCGCCTGTCATGGGTGGAACCATGGTTCCTCGGCCAGCGTCTTGCGCTCGGCACTGAGTTCTTCTACCGCGATGCGCTCTACTACAGCTCCGAATATGAGCAGAGCCAATACGGTGCTGCCGTTTCCCTCAGGAAGCCGGTCAGCAAACGCGCCTACATCAAAGGTGAATATCGCCTGGAGAAAATCACCATTGATGCCGAAAGCGATACTTCCGCCGTATTCATGGCCGAAGACGGTGACTTTATCCGCAGTGCTCTGAGCTTCAACTACGTTTACGATAGCCGCGACAGCAACCAGCTGCCACGTAAGGGTCACAAGATCGACCTCGGTGTCACCTACGCCGGTGGATTTATCGGTGGTGATGTGGATGTCTTCATCGTTCAAGGTTCCGGCGCCAAACACTGGAACCTCTGGGGCGACAGCATCCTGAACCTTCGCGGTGCTTTCAGCGTGGCTGATACCCACGGCGACAGCAACATGGTGCCAATCTTCGATCGTGAATTCCTCGGCGGACCTCACAACCTGCGTGGTTTTGACAACCGTGACGTGGGTCCCCGTGACGCCACAACGGAGGAAGTCTTCGGTGGTAACACCTCGGCCTACGCCACTGTGGAATACACCTTCCCGCTCATCGAGCGTGTCCGTGGTGCGGTGTTCTACGACATCGGTCTGGTCAACGCCAAGTCCTGGGACTTCGGCAGCGATCTCTACCACGATGCGGGTGTGGGCCTCCGCCTGAACCTTCCTTTCGGCCCGCTCGCCATCGATTACGCCATCCCACTTCAGTCACCTGACGAAGAGGCTGACAAAGGTGGCCAGTTCCAGTTCTACCTGGACTACAAATTCTAA
- the tsaB gene encoding tRNA (adenosine(37)-N6)-threonylcarbamoyltransferase complex dimerization subunit type 1 TsaB, whose amino-acid sequence METANHRAETGAFLAIETSVPDASIALWCDGEVIYQKDFTSDRNHNSMVFEPLAEALDLLGERTLDAVLVGTGPGSYSGVRTGIAAGQGVALTHGCPAVGLGSLAATPCSRAADAETVSLAIGDARRGLYFLAEIDPGGEAAEPELMDVAEFQQRLQQSAEANPLNLFTLDDPAAPWLDGMSLPGQVTRTRPQAQGLIGVWLGLSETRRAEMVRLPLAPCYLRPPFTSKAKPGHPLLRTP is encoded by the coding sequence GTGGAGACTGCAAATCATCGAGCTGAAACCGGCGCATTTCTAGCCATTGAGACCAGTGTGCCGGATGCCAGTATTGCGCTCTGGTGTGATGGTGAGGTGATCTATCAGAAGGATTTCACCAGCGATCGCAATCACAACTCGATGGTGTTCGAGCCCTTGGCGGAAGCGCTGGATTTACTTGGCGAACGGACACTCGATGCGGTTCTCGTGGGCACCGGTCCGGGGAGCTACAGTGGAGTGCGCACGGGCATTGCCGCAGGCCAGGGAGTGGCCCTCACCCATGGCTGTCCGGCGGTCGGTTTGGGATCGCTGGCGGCGACTCCTTGTTCCCGCGCTGCCGATGCGGAGACCGTCAGTCTGGCCATCGGCGATGCGCGCCGTGGACTATATTTCCTGGCTGAAATTGACCCCGGTGGTGAAGCCGCCGAACCGGAGCTGATGGATGTTGCCGAATTCCAGCAGCGCTTGCAGCAGAGTGCCGAGGCAAACCCTCTCAATCTCTTCACCTTGGACGATCCTGCCGCACCATGGTTGGATGGCATGTCGCTTCCTGGGCAAGTCACTCGCACGCGCCCGCAGGCTCAAGGGCTGATCGGGGTTTGGTTAGGTTTGTCCGAGACACGTCGCGCGGAGATGGTTCGCCTTCCCTTGGCGCCTTGTTATCTTAGACCCCCCTTTACCTCGAAGGCTAAGCCGGGTCACCCCTTGCTGCGGACGCCCTAA
- a CDS encoding citrate/2-methylcitrate synthase → MSDYAKGLEGVIANESALSRVEGLEGKLSYLGYDIDDLVNGCTFEEVTYLLQNGQLPNQSELDAFCESLRGRRELPQGVVDFLKSAPKDALPMDIIRTGVSMLGLTDKRAKIGEPDHEANREVALSIVAQIPVIVAYYHRARQGMDLPPVRTDLGEAAHFLYLINGEEPSEAMARTLDIAYIIHADHGMNASTFSARVTVATLSDMYSAVTSAIGTLKGPLHGGANEGVIQMLEEIGEEDKVDAYVEDCLTNKKKIMGIGHRVYKVLDPRAPHLQKMAIKLTEELGEPKWINMSNRIAEIMRERKGLNANVDFYSATVYYSMGIPTDLFTPIFAIARAAGWTAQVLEQLQDNRLYRPLTKYVGPQETMPVPPISER, encoded by the coding sequence ATGAGTGACTACGCCAAAGGACTCGAAGGAGTCATCGCCAATGAATCAGCCCTCAGCCGTGTTGAGGGTCTGGAGGGAAAGCTTTCCTACCTTGGATACGACATCGATGATCTAGTAAACGGATGCACATTCGAGGAAGTCACCTACCTGCTGCAGAACGGCCAACTGCCAAACCAATCCGAGCTCGACGCCTTTTGCGAGAGCCTTAGAGGTCGCCGGGAGCTCCCTCAAGGTGTGGTCGATTTCCTGAAGTCAGCCCCCAAGGACGCTCTGCCGATGGATATCATCCGCACCGGCGTTTCCATGCTCGGCCTGACCGACAAGCGCGCCAAGATTGGTGAGCCGGATCACGAGGCCAACCGCGAAGTCGCCCTGTCCATCGTCGCTCAGATCCCCGTGATCGTCGCTTACTACCACCGTGCACGCCAGGGAATGGATCTCCCACCTGTCCGCACCGATCTCGGTGAGGCCGCTCATTTCCTCTACCTGATCAATGGCGAGGAGCCCAGCGAAGCCATGGCTCGCACGCTCGACATCGCCTACATCATCCATGCGGATCACGGCATGAATGCCTCCACCTTCTCCGCACGGGTCACCGTCGCCACACTCAGCGACATGTATTCCGCCGTCACTTCGGCCATCGGCACCCTCAAGGGACCACTGCACGGCGGCGCTAACGAAGGTGTGATCCAGATGCTCGAGGAAATCGGTGAGGAAGACAAGGTGGACGCCTACGTGGAAGACTGCCTGACCAACAAGAAGAAGATCATGGGCATCGGCCACCGCGTTTACAAAGTGCTCGACCCTCGCGCACCACACTTGCAGAAAATGGCGATCAAGCTCACCGAAGAGCTCGGCGAGCCCAAGTGGATCAACATGTCCAACCGCATTGCGGAAATCATGCGCGAGCGCAAGGGCCTGAATGCCAACGTCGATTTCTACTCCGCCACCGTGTATTACTCCATGGGCATCCCCACCGACCTGTTCACCCCGATCTTCGCGATCGCCCGCGCAGCCGGCTGGACCGCCCAGGTGCTGGAGCAGCTGCAGGACAACCGCCTGTATCGCCCTCTGACCAAATATGTCGGACCTCAGGAAACCATGCCCGTTCCGCCGATTAGCGAGCGATAG
- a CDS encoding Gfo/Idh/MocA family protein has product MNHDSENNTRRSFLKKASAAAAVTPILGVPAIVNAQNMGSKTLKVGLIGCGGRGTGAAVQALSADENIQLWAMGDAFSKQIESSLKQLKKFGKRSEVAAERQFSGLNAFQQVIDSGVDVVLLAAPPGFRPQHLRAAVEAKKHTFAEKPMAVDMAGVKSVLESTALAKKNNVAIQHGFCWRYAPSTRAAYGKILNGDFGRVTSIYGTYMSSVYKPIPKDAVKPKGMGDVEWQVSWWTNYEWLSGAPILEQSIHTVDKIAWGMGDVAPIAAVGTGGRIQRDDPSNVYDHYNVSFEYPNGVFCQLGARQFSRSHTEVIDRIFCEDGSVVGPGQPRAIDGNGKTTWRYRPEAGAEQNMYQVCHNEFFADLRAGKINNSGEYMANSTALAILGREAAHTGKRITWDKLFKSDEDMAPDSLKFEDSFAIAPVPVPGKKS; this is encoded by the coding sequence ATGAACCACGACTCAGAAAACAACACCCGCCGCAGCTTTCTTAAGAAAGCCAGCGCCGCGGCCGCAGTCACCCCCATTCTCGGCGTTCCAGCCATCGTTAACGCTCAGAACATGGGCAGCAAGACCCTCAAAGTCGGCCTGATCGGCTGTGGTGGTCGTGGCACCGGCGCCGCCGTTCAGGCGCTGTCCGCCGACGAGAACATCCAGCTTTGGGCGATGGGCGATGCCTTCTCCAAGCAGATCGAAAGCTCACTGAAGCAGCTGAAAAAATTCGGCAAGCGCAGTGAAGTGGCCGCCGAGCGTCAGTTCAGTGGCCTGAATGCCTTCCAGCAGGTCATCGACTCCGGTGTCGACGTCGTCCTGCTCGCAGCGCCTCCCGGCTTCCGTCCCCAGCACCTGCGTGCTGCCGTGGAAGCGAAAAAGCACACCTTCGCTGAAAAACCCATGGCCGTGGATATGGCCGGGGTGAAATCCGTGCTCGAGTCCACTGCGCTCGCCAAGAAAAACAACGTCGCCATCCAACACGGCTTCTGCTGGCGCTACGCTCCCAGCACCCGCGCCGCCTACGGCAAGATCCTCAACGGCGACTTCGGCCGCGTGACTTCCATCTACGGAACTTACATGAGCAGCGTTTACAAACCGATCCCCAAAGACGCGGTCAAGCCCAAGGGCATGGGCGATGTCGAGTGGCAGGTCAGCTGGTGGACCAACTACGAGTGGCTCTCCGGCGCTCCTATCCTTGAGCAATCCATCCACACTGTGGATAAAATCGCCTGGGGCATGGGCGATGTGGCACCCATAGCCGCTGTCGGCACCGGTGGCCGCATCCAGCGTGACGACCCAAGTAACGTCTACGATCACTACAACGTCTCCTTCGAATACCCGAATGGCGTGTTCTGCCAGCTCGGCGCCCGTCAGTTCAGCCGAAGCCACACCGAAGTCATCGACCGCATTTTCTGCGAAGATGGCAGCGTCGTTGGACCAGGCCAGCCGCGTGCCATCGATGGCAACGGCAAGACCACATGGCGCTACCGCCCCGAAGCCGGAGCCGAGCAGAACATGTATCAAGTTTGCCACAACGAGTTCTTCGCCGACCTTCGTGCCGGCAAGATCAACAACTCCGGCGAATACATGGCGAACTCCACCGCCCTCGCCATCCTCGGTCGCGAAGCCGCTCACACCGGCAAGCGCATCACTTGGGACAAGCTGTTCAAATCCGACGAAGACATGGCTCCTGACAGCCTGAAGTTCGAGGACAGCTTCGCGATTGCCCCGGTCCCTGTGCCCGGCAAAAAATCCTAA
- a CDS encoding formylglycine-generating enzyme family protein, translating to MNVSSRIALILPLVSLISLNCHADEKAVSITPVGSVGDQPAPEFLDLTKTIHAAIVKKAAEQEAGEMKAYTETAPEAEDAEFEMLPIPGGTFTMGSPEGEEGRKADEGPQREIKIEPFWMGKVEVTWDLYRQFMDNENLNYVTRNKNGSLNRDNDRQTPEPNKAEGDETLVDILSQPTAPFHVMHFNMGNGAGYSEDYPACSMTQHAASKFCEWLSAQTGHYYRLPTEAEWEYACRAGSKTAYSFGDDASKLEEYAWFRKNARIDAVYEYEYQPVGEKKPNAWGLHDMHGNVAEWVIDSYQTSYAKVPNGTLNPVQLSKDRYPRVVRGGHFEMDADGLRSAARHPSHPSWKENDPQAPRSIWYHTKARWLGFRIVRPAKIPPVEEMHLLWNTGPGEL from the coding sequence ATGAACGTATCATCCAGAATCGCTCTCATCCTACCGCTCGTCAGCCTCATCAGCCTGAATTGCCACGCCGATGAGAAAGCCGTCAGTATTACTCCCGTCGGCAGCGTTGGCGACCAGCCTGCGCCCGAATTCCTCGATCTCACCAAGACCATTCACGCCGCCATCGTCAAGAAAGCCGCTGAACAGGAAGCCGGGGAAATGAAGGCCTACACCGAGACCGCCCCGGAAGCCGAGGATGCTGAGTTTGAAATGCTGCCGATTCCCGGCGGCACCTTCACCATGGGATCACCCGAAGGTGAGGAGGGACGCAAGGCCGACGAAGGCCCGCAGCGTGAAATCAAGATCGAGCCCTTCTGGATGGGCAAGGTGGAAGTCACTTGGGACCTCTACCGCCAGTTCATGGACAACGAGAACCTGAACTATGTCACACGGAATAAAAACGGCAGTCTGAACCGCGACAACGATCGCCAGACACCCGAGCCGAACAAGGCCGAAGGCGACGAAACCCTGGTAGACATCCTCTCCCAGCCCACCGCCCCCTTCCACGTGATGCACTTCAACATGGGCAACGGCGCCGGCTACTCCGAAGATTACCCCGCCTGCTCAATGACCCAACACGCCGCCAGCAAGTTCTGCGAATGGCTGAGCGCCCAGACAGGTCACTACTACCGCCTGCCCACCGAAGCCGAGTGGGAATACGCCTGCCGCGCCGGCAGCAAAACCGCCTACTCCTTCGGTGACGACGCCTCGAAGCTGGAGGAATACGCCTGGTTCCGCAAAAATGCCCGCATCGATGCGGTTTACGAATACGAATACCAACCGGTGGGTGAGAAAAAACCCAACGCCTGGGGCCTGCACGACATGCACGGCAACGTCGCCGAGTGGGTGATCGACAGCTACCAGACAAGCTACGCCAAAGTTCCCAACGGCACCCTCAATCCCGTGCAGCTGAGCAAAGATCGCTACCCTCGCGTGGTGCGTGGCGGCCACTTTGAGATGGACGCTGACGGCCTGCGCTCCGCCGCCCGCCACCCGTCGCACCCCAGCTGGAAGGAAAACGATCCACAAGCACCGCGGTCGATCTGGTATCATACCAAGGCCCGATGGCTCGGTTTCCGCATCGTGCGCCCGGCCAAGATCCCACCCGTCGAGGAAATGCACCTGCTCTGGAACACCGGCCCTGGCGAGCTCTAA
- a CDS encoding FAD:protein FMN transferase, with protein MTARSIIACLLSLSPITSVSLAAEPVALERYHFQSALMGTKFQIVLYSDDAGSAKKAADAAFELGQKVEDACSDYDPRSELMALMKPPATQQVSPLLADVLSKSLAIAQETDGGFDPTLGGHSWNWRRARTRGKLPTAQAIAAAQAISGWRNLTIDAQGRVTKGLPGMKLDLGGIAKGYAADLMLEELKRRGIRIATVAAGGDVRLGDPPPGQQGWRVGLKTLGSEPAKARAFIIVSNCAVSTSGDLHQFSVIDGKRYSHIVDPATGLGLTQRISATVVAPTATRSDALATASCVSDRFRALLLANKRAEKALIITLDKAGRPQQRRSADFPNIHTAP; from the coding sequence ATGACAGCCCGCTCCATCATCGCCTGCCTGCTGTCATTGAGCCCGATAACCTCGGTATCACTGGCGGCTGAGCCGGTAGCTCTGGAGCGCTACCATTTTCAAAGCGCCCTGATGGGCACCAAGTTCCAGATCGTCCTCTACAGCGACGATGCTGGCAGCGCCAAAAAAGCAGCCGATGCCGCCTTTGAGCTCGGCCAAAAGGTGGAGGACGCTTGCTCGGATTACGATCCCCGGAGCGAGCTGATGGCCCTGATGAAGCCACCCGCCACCCAGCAGGTCAGCCCTCTGCTGGCGGATGTTTTATCCAAATCACTCGCCATCGCCCAAGAGACCGATGGCGGGTTCGACCCCACACTAGGCGGCCACAGCTGGAACTGGCGCCGGGCCCGCACACGCGGTAAACTCCCCACCGCCCAAGCCATCGCCGCCGCCCAAGCGATCTCCGGCTGGCGCAACTTGACGATCGACGCCCAAGGTCGGGTGACCAAGGGACTGCCGGGCATGAAACTCGACCTCGGAGGCATCGCCAAAGGCTACGCCGCCGACCTGATGCTCGAAGAGCTCAAACGCCGCGGCATCCGCATCGCGACCGTGGCCGCCGGTGGCGACGTCCGCCTCGGCGACCCACCACCGGGTCAACAAGGCTGGCGTGTAGGACTGAAAACGCTCGGCAGCGAGCCGGCCAAAGCCCGAGCATTCATCATCGTTTCCAACTGCGCCGTCTCCACCTCCGGGGATTTGCATCAGTTCTCGGTGATCGACGGCAAGCGCTACTCCCACATTGTCGACCCCGCCACCGGCCTGGGACTCACGCAGCGGATCTCCGCCACCGTGGTCGCCCCCACAGCCACCCGATCCGACGCCTTGGCCACCGCCAGCTGCGTCAGCGACAGATTCCGAGCCCTCCTACTGGCCAACAAGCGGGCGGAGAAAGCCCTCATCATCACCCTCGATAAAGCGGGGCGGCCGCAGCAACGAAGGTCGGCCGATTTCCCAAACATCCACACCGCCCCGTGA
- a CDS encoding MFS transporter — protein sequence MSTAKNSNTLRLSVMMFLQFFVWGAWYVAMWGFLKNSGMTAIGNGGSFDAAAYTVAPIAAILAPLTLGLIADRFLNTEKVLSILFLVGAILLYIAPSLAQAGAPESFLGQFSHPMILCLLAYMICFMPTLGLTASLSFSHLENAEKQFPVVRVMGTIGWIVGNWAMWLCRSTGLDADVFSDNSPHIFTAAALASGILGLYCLTLPKTTPPSKGKKIALGEIVGIDAWGLLKNKGFFVFAIASFLICIPLAGYYAKGYGYVDSMGVTLFGSTTGAMSTGQMSEIFFMLVMPFCFARLGVKWMLTIGMAAWVARYGLWGYAFGQEGPMLTLPIFIGILLHGICYDFFFVTGMIYTDKKAPAAIRNQAQSLVVMLTQGLGLGLGAQLFGRWTAMCTSGDTIDFSKFWYVPAGFAFVVMILFALFFWDKVDKKTDLEEVAVAASPDEESAM from the coding sequence ATGAGCACAGCTAAAAATTCAAATACTCTACGTCTTTCCGTCATGATGTTTCTCCAATTCTTCGTTTGGGGAGCATGGTATGTCGCCATGTGGGGTTTCCTAAAAAACTCGGGAATGACCGCAATCGGTAACGGAGGTTCCTTTGATGCCGCAGCTTATACGGTAGCTCCAATTGCAGCCATCCTCGCACCTCTGACATTAGGTCTTATCGCAGATCGATTTCTCAATACAGAAAAAGTCCTATCCATACTCTTCCTTGTAGGAGCTATCCTGCTCTACATCGCGCCGAGCCTCGCTCAAGCTGGAGCTCCTGAATCATTTCTTGGCCAGTTTAGCCATCCGATGATTTTATGTCTGCTGGCTTACATGATCTGCTTCATGCCCACCTTGGGACTAACAGCAAGCCTCTCCTTCAGTCACCTCGAGAATGCGGAAAAACAATTTCCAGTTGTACGTGTGATGGGAACAATCGGTTGGATTGTTGGAAACTGGGCCATGTGGTTATGTCGTTCTACTGGACTTGATGCTGATGTATTTTCAGATAATTCACCACACATTTTCACAGCTGCGGCTTTAGCTTCAGGCATTCTAGGCCTTTACTGCCTCACACTTCCAAAAACCACGCCACCGTCTAAAGGCAAAAAAATCGCTCTGGGAGAAATCGTTGGTATTGATGCCTGGGGCCTACTCAAGAACAAAGGATTCTTTGTTTTCGCTATTGCTAGTTTCCTCATCTGTATCCCTTTAGCTGGATATTATGCTAAAGGATACGGCTATGTAGATAGCATGGGGGTCACTCTGTTTGGCTCCACCACAGGGGCTATGAGCACAGGGCAAATGTCCGAGATCTTCTTTATGCTCGTGATGCCGTTTTGCTTCGCCCGCTTGGGCGTCAAATGGATGCTGACAATCGGAATGGCAGCTTGGGTCGCTCGCTATGGCCTATGGGGGTATGCCTTCGGCCAAGAAGGCCCTATGCTTACACTGCCTATCTTTATCGGCATCCTTCTTCACGGTATTTGCTACGACTTTTTCTTTGTCACAGGCATGATTTACACAGACAAGAAAGCCCCAGCTGCAATCAGAAATCAGGCTCAATCACTCGTAGTAATGCTTACCCAAGGATTAGGACTTGGTCTCGGAGCTCAACTTTTTGGGCGTTGGACCGCGATGTGCACATCTGGTGATACCATCGACTTCTCAAAATTCTGGTATGTGCCAGCTGGGTTCGCATTTGTAGTGATGATTCTCTTCGCCCTCTTCTTCTGGGACAAAGTCGACAAGAAAACCGACCTCGAGGAAGTGGCTGTCGCGGCATCACCGGACGAAGAGTCCGCGATGTAA
- a CDS encoding Gfo/Idh/MocA family oxidoreductase: MPEKPSNAAKLSRRSALKGLAAMATVQILPSHLALGGPKAPSNQLTKGIIGCGGICSAHLGMPGKLLALCDVDRKHLDRRMAQAKKRGSKEVTGYSDFRELIARKDIDIVHVATPPHWHALMSIAAAKAGKDIWCEKPMSRTIGEGIAMVKAVEEQQRMFRLNTWFRFRGNYYGLGRPASDAWKVVQHKLLGDGPYTFNLGTGFVGNWKLRQWSGRTDLKEQPIPEHLDYDFWLGPAPMKPYTPLRVHGKFRGYWDYDGGGLGDMGQHYLDPCQFVLGKDGESPVHVEVDTQPQDDDAVLPWRRIEMTYADGTKIVLDAANKPKDPIISGPKGNIYRGFKSDVPDLDKKLKDLPGPPPMVTDFHQSVRERKTFALNQRNGFRSCTLINIAKVALRMNQPLHFDSKNLKFIDNDVANRYIDQPMRGPWSLS; this comes from the coding sequence ATGCCCGAAAAACCTTCCAATGCCGCCAAACTCAGCCGCCGCTCCGCTCTCAAGGGGCTGGCTGCGATGGCGACCGTGCAAATTTTACCCAGCCACCTCGCCCTCGGCGGCCCCAAGGCACCCAGTAATCAACTGACCAAAGGAATCATCGGCTGCGGCGGAATCTGCTCAGCCCACCTGGGAATGCCTGGCAAGCTGCTGGCACTCTGTGACGTCGATCGCAAACACCTCGACCGCCGGATGGCGCAGGCGAAAAAGCGCGGATCGAAGGAGGTCACCGGCTACTCGGATTTCCGCGAGCTCATTGCCCGCAAGGACATCGATATCGTGCACGTGGCCACGCCACCGCACTGGCACGCGCTGATGAGCATTGCCGCGGCGAAAGCCGGCAAAGACATCTGGTGTGAAAAACCGATGTCGCGCACCATCGGCGAAGGCATCGCGATGGTCAAAGCCGTGGAGGAACAGCAACGGATGTTCCGCCTGAACACCTGGTTCCGCTTCCGCGGCAATTATTACGGTCTCGGCAGACCCGCCTCGGACGCCTGGAAGGTGGTGCAGCACAAGCTGCTCGGCGATGGCCCCTACACCTTTAACCTCGGCACTGGATTTGTCGGAAACTGGAAACTGCGCCAGTGGTCGGGACGCACCGATCTCAAGGAGCAGCCGATCCCCGAGCACCTCGACTACGATTTCTGGCTCGGGCCGGCACCCATGAAGCCCTACACCCCGCTGCGTGTCCACGGCAAGTTCCGTGGCTACTGGGACTACGATGGCGGCGGCCTCGGCGACATGGGCCAGCACTACCTGGACCCCTGCCAGTTTGTTCTCGGCAAAGACGGCGAAAGCCCGGTGCACGTGGAAGTTGATACCCAACCTCAGGACGACGACGCGGTCTTGCCCTGGCGCCGGATCGAAATGACCTACGCCGACGGCACCAAAATCGTCCTCGATGCGGCCAACAAACCCAAGGACCCGATCATCAGTGGACCGAAAGGCAATATTTACCGTGGATTTAAGTCTGACGTGCCGGATTTGGACAAAAAACTCAAAGACCTCCCCGGTCCACCGCCGATGGTCACCGACTTCCACCAGTCGGTCCGCGAACGTAAGACATTCGCCCTCAACCAGCGCAATGGATTCCGCTCTTGTACCTTGATTAATATCGCCAAGGTGGCACTACGAATGAATCAACCGCTACATTTCGACTCGAAAAATCTAAAATTCATCGATAATGATGTGGCGAACCGTTATATTGACCAGCCCATGCGCGGCCCATGGTCGCTCAGCTAG